Proteins from a single region of Aureibacter tunicatorum:
- a CDS encoding Rpn family recombination-promoting nuclease/putative transposase encodes MIEKFINPFTDFGFMRLFGEEQNKDLLIDFLNQLLPEKDQIKDLSFHQNEHYSRSAEDRQAIFDLYCENQDGEKFIIELQRAKQTNFKERSLYYASFPIQEQAKSGMDWKFDLKGVYTIGIMNFLFDEHKDKPDKLLHHVQLMELEMKEVYYDKLTFIYLEIPKFKKELNELKTRFDKWLYLLSNLNKLTDRPVELQERVFQKFFDTAEIAKYNPKQLHEYRESLKQMRDYYNTMETAKGEAKEEGIEIGIEIGKEKGKKEEKIQIAKSLIALGLSVDQIMQATSLSVEDIEKLK; translated from the coding sequence ATGATCGAAAAATTCATCAATCCATTCACTGATTTTGGGTTCATGAGATTGTTTGGAGAAGAGCAAAACAAGGATCTTTTGATTGATTTTTTGAATCAACTGCTTCCTGAAAAAGACCAAATCAAAGACTTGTCTTTTCATCAAAACGAGCATTACTCCAGATCCGCGGAAGACCGACAGGCTATTTTTGATTTATACTGCGAGAACCAAGACGGCGAAAAGTTTATCATCGAGCTGCAAAGAGCCAAGCAAACAAACTTCAAGGAAAGAAGCTTGTATTACGCCTCTTTCCCTATTCAGGAACAAGCCAAATCGGGCATGGATTGGAAATTCGACCTAAAAGGGGTTTATACGATTGGCATCATGAATTTCTTATTTGATGAGCATAAAGACAAACCGGACAAACTTCTGCATCATGTGCAATTGATGGAATTGGAGATGAAAGAAGTCTATTACGACAAGCTGACCTTTATCTATCTTGAAATTCCCAAATTCAAAAAAGAACTGAATGAGCTAAAAACACGCTTTGACAAATGGCTGTACTTGCTTAGCAATTTGAACAAACTCACTGATCGACCTGTGGAACTGCAAGAACGTGTCTTTCAGAAATTTTTCGATACGGCTGAAATCGCCAAATACAACCCTAAACAACTGCATGAATATCGCGAATCGCTCAAGCAAATGAGAGATTACTATAATACCATGGAAACGGCTAAGGGGGAAGCAAAAGAGGAAGGCATTGAAATAGGAATTGAAATAGGCAAAGAAAAAGGCAAAAAAGAAGAAAAAATTCAAATAGCTAAATCCCTGATTGCTTTAGGTCTTTCTGTCGACCAAATCATGCAAGCGACAAGCCTTAGTGTTGAGGATATCGAAAAACTGAAATGA